The proteins below come from a single Faecalibaculum rodentium genomic window:
- a CDS encoding acetate/propionate family kinase, which produces MSIVMSVNAGSSSLKFQVFSMPEEKVLAKGLVERIGLPDSIFSITVDGKKTETVCDIPNHKVAVDMLIKALIDKGVVKDLNEIEAVGHRMVHGGEYYSDSVKASPEAEANFEKCIPLAPLHNPAGLVGYRSFREALPRASHTFVFDTAFHQTMPEENYIYPIPYEYYEKDHIRRYGMHGTSHKYLTERLAEILDKPVEDMNIITCHLGNGGSITAVKNGKSFKTSMGFTPLSGVMMGTRSGDIDPAILIYLQKQYGYTAQELDDILNKKSGMLGVSGISSDSRDIENAAEEGNERAILTQKIYADRIIETVAGYYGLMGGADAIVFAGGIGENAAHIRQMVCDGLEAIGVKLDPEKNNIRGKEMLLSPEDAKTKVWLIPTNEEVMLARDAYKDLLNA; this is translated from the coding sequence ATGAGTATCGTCATGAGTGTCAACGCGGGAAGCTCTTCCCTGAAATTTCAGGTATTTTCCATGCCTGAAGAGAAAGTTCTGGCCAAGGGCCTGGTGGAGCGGATCGGGCTCCCGGATTCCATTTTCTCCATTACGGTGGATGGAAAGAAAACGGAAACTGTCTGTGACATTCCCAACCACAAAGTGGCTGTGGATATGCTGATCAAAGCCCTGATCGACAAGGGTGTCGTGAAAGACCTCAATGAGATCGAAGCCGTCGGCCACCGCATGGTACACGGCGGCGAGTATTACAGTGATTCCGTCAAGGCCAGTCCGGAGGCCGAAGCCAACTTTGAGAAATGCATTCCGCTGGCACCACTGCACAACCCGGCAGGTCTGGTGGGGTACCGGAGCTTCAGGGAGGCACTGCCCAGAGCAAGCCACACATTTGTGTTTGACACCGCCTTCCATCAGACGATGCCGGAGGAAAACTACATTTATCCGATTCCGTACGAATATTATGAAAAGGACCATATCCGCCGATACGGTATGCACGGCACGAGTCACAAGTACCTGACAGAGCGGCTGGCCGAGATCCTGGACAAGCCGGTGGAAGACATGAACATCATCACCTGTCACCTGGGCAACGGCGGATCCATCACGGCTGTCAAGAACGGCAAATCCTTCAAGACATCCATGGGCTTCACCCCGCTGTCCGGCGTCATGATGGGCACCCGCTCGGGAGACATTGACCCGGCGATCCTGATTTACCTCCAGAAGCAGTATGGCTACACGGCGCAGGAACTGGATGACATTCTGAACAAGAAGTCCGGTATGCTGGGTGTTTCGGGCATCTCCTCTGATTCCCGGGATATTGAAAATGCCGCAGAGGAAGGCAACGAACGGGCGATCCTGACGCAGAAGATTTACGCTGACCGGATCATTGAGACAGTTGCCGGGTATTACGGCCTGATGGGCGGAGCGGATGCCATTGTCTTTGCGGGTGGCATCGGCGAAAATGCAGCGCACATCCGCCAGATGGTCTGCGACGGTCTGGAAGCCATTGGCGTGAAGCTGGATCCGGAGAAGAACAACATCCGCGGCAAGGAAATGCTGCTGTCTCCGGAAGATGCGAAAACGAAAGTATGGCTGATTCCGACCAACGAAGAAGTCATGCTGGCCAGGGATGCCTACAAGGACCTGCTGAATGCTTGA
- a CDS encoding rhodanese-like domain-containing protein, with protein sequence MDNTYKTYDTDKLVEQAQRAGTPIVDVRPKEMYAEGHIPGAVNIPLADMETADVKPGSVLYCMTGYHAGLAEEVLHKRGIRATDIGGMDFYHGPVEK encoded by the coding sequence ATGGACAATACTTATAAAACCTATGATACGGACAAGCTGGTGGAACAGGCACAGCGGGCCGGAACGCCGATCGTGGATGTCCGTCCGAAGGAAATGTATGCGGAAGGCCACATCCCCGGTGCAGTGAACATCCCGCTGGCAGACATGGAAACCGCGGATGTGAAACCCGGCAGTGTCCTCTACTGCATGACCGGCTACCACGCCGGCCTGGCAGAGGAAGTCCTGCACAAGCGGGGCATCAGGGCCACAGACATCGGCGGCATGGATTTCTACCATGGTCCGGTGGAAAAGTAA
- the rplU gene encoding 50S ribosomal protein L21 has product MYAIIETGGKQIKVEDGMEIFVEKLDAQEGETVTFDKVLYVDGKIGHPFVEGATVTGTVEKQGKGQKITIVKYKPKKSSTRRKQGHRQPYTKVKITAIQA; this is encoded by the coding sequence ATGTACGCAATTATCGAAACAGGCGGAAAGCAGATCAAAGTCGAAGACGGAATGGAAATCTTCGTAGAAAAGCTGGATGCTCAGGAAGGCGAAACTGTCACGTTCGACAAAGTCCTCTACGTGGATGGAAAGATCGGACACCCGTTTGTGGAAGGTGCCACAGTCACCGGCACTGTTGAAAAGCAGGGCAAGGGCCAGAAAATCACCATTGTGAAATACAAGCCCAAGAAATCTTCCACACGCCGGAAGCAGGGTCACCGTCAGCCTTATACGAAAGTCAAGATCACAGCGATCCAGGCGTAA
- a CDS encoding thioredoxin family protein has product MKQAQSVSDFEQTIQSGSPVLVDFCQPWCPCCKAFFPTLEAYAQKPGSVEVMQVNGEEFPQIFEAAGIESCPTVMVFVNGQPVSKEEGGMTIAELEQFLSEAVSR; this is encoded by the coding sequence TTGAAACAGGCACAGTCAGTCAGTGACTTCGAACAGACGATTCAGAGCGGTTCCCCGGTCCTGGTGGACTTCTGCCAGCCCTGGTGTCCCTGCTGCAAGGCGTTTTTCCCCACCCTGGAAGCCTATGCACAGAAACCCGGCAGCGTGGAGGTCATGCAGGTGAACGGCGAGGAATTCCCGCAGATCTTCGAAGCCGCGGGCATTGAAAGCTGTCCCACGGTGATGGTTTTCGTGAATGGCCAGCCTGTCTCGAAAGAAGAGGGCGGCATGACGATCGCGGAACTGGAGCAGTTCCTTTCCGAAGCCGTTTCCAGGTAA
- a CDS encoding DHH family phosphoesterase, producing MLEKIWEKIQAAPVITLFRHVNPDPDALGSQRGLKRALEHIFPDKQVYALGEMSKDGFEMDQVSPDAVKQSLAILLDTSNRDRIDGKDLYELAADTIRLDHHVKVEDLATLDYVDEAASATGEIVAQLLQVNGQHPGSAAAQDLYRALTADSQRFTTGNTRPESLMAGAWLLQEGADVVADLLASSRTSMQAWRYQNCIRSTAVQMQKFLFSVMEPQDYLQYGLAETDARENVFVLSGCAEVQIWALFTRCADGTFAASLRSRQLEVRDIAESFGGGGHICAAGIKGLSSVKLTDLITQLAARSLEEPVSQV from the coding sequence ATGCTTGAGAAAATCTGGGAAAAGATCCAGGCAGCTCCGGTGATCACGCTGTTTCGGCACGTGAATCCCGACCCGGATGCTCTGGGATCCCAGCGGGGTCTGAAGCGGGCCCTGGAACACATCTTTCCGGACAAACAGGTCTATGCCCTGGGTGAAATGAGCAAAGACGGGTTTGAGATGGATCAGGTGTCGCCGGATGCTGTGAAGCAGTCTCTGGCGATCCTGCTGGACACCAGCAACCGGGACCGGATCGACGGCAAAGACCTGTATGAACTGGCCGCAGACACCATCCGTCTGGATCACCATGTAAAGGTGGAGGATCTGGCCACCCTGGATTATGTGGATGAAGCTGCCAGTGCAACGGGTGAGATCGTGGCACAGCTGCTGCAGGTCAATGGCCAGCACCCGGGTTCGGCAGCCGCCCAGGACCTGTACCGGGCACTGACCGCCGACAGCCAGCGGTTTACGACCGGCAACACCCGCCCGGAGAGCCTTATGGCCGGTGCCTGGCTGCTGCAGGAAGGGGCCGATGTCGTGGCCGATCTTCTGGCTTCCAGCCGGACGTCCATGCAGGCGTGGAGATACCAGAACTGCATCCGGTCAACGGCTGTACAGATGCAGAAGTTTCTGTTTTCGGTCATGGAGCCGCAGGATTACCTGCAGTATGGACTCGCCGAAACAGATGCCCGGGAAAATGTATTCGTGCTTTCCGGCTGTGCCGAGGTTCAGATCTGGGCGCTGTTCACCCGCTGTGCAGATGGTACCTTTGCTGCCAGTCTCCGGTCCAGACAGCTGGAGGTCCGGGACATTGCCGAATCCTTCGGTGGCGGCGGGCACATCTGTGCGGCAGGCATCAAGGGCCTGTCCAGCGTGAAGCTGACGGACCTCATCACACAGCTGGCTGCACGCAGTCTGGAAGAACCGGTTTCGCAGGTCTGA
- the ftsY gene encoding signal recognition particle-docking protein FtsY, with amino-acid sequence MGFFSKLKEKFSRSEDKDKYLSGLTPSRKTFGDRIRALSNNYHGIDDELLEELMVILLESDVGIHAAQKIVDRFEENASRISDYGSMEEYFIQILREFYDESIVLPLNMEQDVPVVILMVGVNGSGKTTTTAKLVKYYKDQGKKVCVAAADTFRAGAVDQIETWAERLGVECIKGRPNQDPSSVLVDACRRAKETGADMLIADTAGRLQNKQNLMNELTKMHRVCEREIEGAPHETWLVLDATTGQNGILQAHQFTEATNVTGIILTKMDGTAKGGVVMAIRDGLELPVRFLGLGEKPEDLRPFDLDLYLYGITKGLEDDTDRSE; translated from the coding sequence ATGGGCTTTTTTTCAAAGCTGAAGGAGAAATTTTCCCGGAGCGAAGACAAAGACAAATATCTCAGCGGCCTGACACCTTCCCGGAAGACCTTCGGAGACCGAATCCGCGCCCTGAGCAACAATTACCACGGGATCGATGACGAGCTTCTCGAAGAGCTGATGGTGATCCTGCTGGAAAGCGATGTGGGGATCCATGCAGCGCAGAAAATCGTGGACCGGTTCGAAGAGAATGCGTCCCGGATCAGTGACTATGGATCCATGGAGGAGTACTTCATCCAGATCCTGCGGGAGTTCTATGATGAAAGCATTGTGCTTCCCCTGAATATGGAACAGGATGTGCCGGTGGTGATTCTGATGGTGGGTGTCAACGGATCCGGAAAAACCACCACGACGGCGAAGCTGGTCAAGTACTACAAGGACCAGGGCAAGAAAGTCTGCGTGGCTGCTGCCGATACCTTCCGGGCAGGGGCCGTGGATCAGATCGAGACCTGGGCTGAACGCCTGGGAGTGGAATGCATCAAGGGCAGGCCGAATCAGGACCCCTCCAGCGTCCTGGTTGACGCCTGCCGGCGCGCAAAGGAAACCGGAGCGGACATGCTCATCGCCGACACGGCCGGCCGTCTGCAGAACAAGCAGAACCTGATGAACGAGCTGACCAAGATGCACCGGGTATGCGAGCGGGAGATCGAGGGAGCACCTCACGAAACCTGGCTGGTGCTGGATGCAACCACCGGTCAGAACGGCATCCTGCAGGCCCATCAGTTCACCGAAGCCACGAATGTGACTGGCATCATCCTGACCAAGATGGACGGCACCGCAAAAGGCGGTGTGGTGATGGCCATCCGCGACGGTCTGGAGCTGCCCGTCCGCTTCCTGGGGCTGGGAGAAAAGCCGGAGGATCTGCGGCCGTTTGACCTGGATCTGTATCTGTACGGCATTACGAAGGGGCTGGAAGATGACACGGATCGAAGCGAATGA
- a CDS encoding DNA polymerase III subunit alpha: MLHLHTRSCCSFLESPLRPEQIVQCARNAGMTAAAITDHDAMYGVMEFYHACRNADMKPVFGLETEIQGVRLLVLAKDDQGLQTLYAWNSRIMEDRVNPPVSRENQPAENEPAPGQFPVFPHCVTIALTIRDRLEEAMIRQDERTVREILVGLKETQEEFVTAEAMMDVSARRSRQAWLDVILQDLQLPKAAVSYVLYEQEEDAALLQVLRAIAENKLATDLTLDVAWHRQFRTLEEMQQLYSPEAMATAQALEDRLHVTMSMQKSSLPPFSNRLGLSSREFLVRLAKTGLNRRLAGHVPERYRERLEYELDVITRMGFTDYFLIVYDMIRFARSRGMLTGPGRGSAAGSLVAWSLGITHIDPISSGLLFERFLNPERITMPDIDTDFPDDRRDEVVQYLRQAYGQTHVAQIAAFSNLKARAVLRDVAKAFGVPARVIDPVTRLIPNMSGMTMERAWQTVPRLRTLVEAKPGLRKTWAMARRLEGLPRHVTTHAAGVVLSDQDIRLVAPLVWMDRNTSATQFSMEHLEELGLIKIDVLSLRNLTIIREVLDQIDNPPDLYTMPTDDEATWALLDRADTTGVFQLEKEGIRQLLRQMHPRQFEDVAVVLALYRPGPMAEIPHYLQNRAHPESIVYPHPLLEPVLKETYGVMIYQEQIMETARIIGGFSLGQADILRKAMSKKQQDVMGRYREQFLEGALVQGIDAGQAAEIFSLMEKFAGYGFNKSHSYAYGRVAWAMAWLKANHPLPFYQSILNHVIGAEVKTGQYLYECRQRRIPVLGPDIRVSSDRWQIENGALRMPLTVMKGIGTALLPRIVEVQKNGEFPGVIDTIARLWAQKVNESQLRVLVDGGAFDFYGINRATLRENMTRILNYAHIIRVEKEEVLFDYSIASEPTLVKHREDPMEKSTREKAVFGFYFCEHPVQTLRKGRFSNTDPIAFIQDVTGFVRILGRVASYHPHKTKKGDLMCFVTVEDETGQIDLAVMPDTFARQRDLILEGTLLYIQGKKDRPGSVLVRSMEKITSVADTGSQAEQRPDA; the protein is encoded by the coding sequence ATGCTTCACTTACATACCCGCTCCTGCTGTTCCTTCCTGGAAAGCCCGCTGCGGCCGGAACAAATTGTGCAGTGTGCCAGGAATGCAGGGATGACTGCTGCCGCGATCACGGATCATGATGCCATGTATGGGGTCATGGAGTTTTATCATGCCTGCCGGAACGCAGACATGAAACCGGTGTTCGGACTGGAAACGGAAATCCAGGGTGTGCGGCTTCTGGTGCTGGCAAAAGACGACCAGGGTCTGCAGACATTGTATGCCTGGAATTCCAGAATCATGGAAGACCGCGTGAATCCACCTGTGTCCAGGGAAAACCAGCCGGCGGAAAATGAACCGGCACCTGGACAGTTTCCCGTCTTCCCGCATTGCGTGACGATTGCCCTGACCATCCGCGACCGGCTGGAAGAGGCGATGATCCGCCAGGATGAGCGGACGGTCCGGGAAATCCTCGTGGGTCTGAAGGAAACGCAGGAAGAATTTGTGACAGCCGAGGCCATGATGGATGTATCAGCCAGACGCAGCCGCCAGGCCTGGCTGGACGTGATTCTGCAGGATCTGCAGCTGCCCAAAGCGGCAGTTTCCTACGTACTCTATGAACAGGAAGAGGATGCCGCTTTGCTGCAGGTGCTCCGGGCCATTGCCGAAAACAAGCTGGCGACCGATCTGACACTGGATGTTGCCTGGCACAGGCAGTTCAGGACCCTGGAAGAAATGCAGCAGCTGTATTCCCCCGAAGCAATGGCCACGGCACAGGCTCTGGAAGACCGGCTGCATGTGACAATGTCCATGCAGAAGAGCAGCCTGCCTCCGTTTTCCAACCGGCTGGGACTCTCCAGCAGGGAGTTTCTGGTCAGGCTCGCAAAAACCGGCCTGAACCGGCGGCTGGCTGGTCACGTTCCGGAACGGTACCGCGAACGCCTGGAGTACGAACTGGATGTGATCACCCGCATGGGATTCACGGACTATTTTCTCATTGTATATGACATGATCCGGTTTGCCCGCAGCCGGGGCATGCTCACAGGGCCGGGCAGAGGGAGTGCTGCCGGCAGCCTGGTGGCCTGGAGCCTGGGAATCACCCACATCGATCCCATTTCCTCCGGGCTGCTCTTTGAACGGTTCCTGAATCCGGAGCGGATCACCATGCCGGATATCGATACGGATTTCCCGGATGACCGCCGCGACGAAGTGGTGCAGTATCTCCGGCAAGCCTATGGCCAGACCCACGTGGCACAGATCGCGGCCTTTTCCAACCTGAAAGCCCGGGCAGTGCTGCGGGATGTGGCCAAAGCCTTCGGCGTCCCCGCACGGGTGATCGACCCGGTCACCCGGCTGATCCCGAACATGTCGGGCATGACCATGGAGCGTGCCTGGCAGACGGTCCCCCGCCTGAGGACACTGGTGGAAGCGAAGCCCGGTCTCAGGAAAACCTGGGCCATGGCCCGCAGACTGGAAGGCCTCCCCCGGCATGTCACGACTCATGCCGCTGGTGTCGTGTTGTCAGACCAGGACATCCGGCTTGTGGCACCTCTTGTCTGGATGGACAGGAACACCAGCGCCACACAGTTTTCCATGGAGCACCTGGAGGAACTGGGCCTGATCAAAATCGATGTGCTGTCCCTGCGCAATCTCACCATCATCCGGGAAGTCCTGGACCAGATCGACAATCCACCCGATCTGTACACGATGCCCACCGATGACGAGGCCACCTGGGCACTGCTGGACCGGGCTGACACAACCGGTGTGTTCCAGCTCGAAAAAGAAGGGATCCGCCAGCTCCTGCGCCAGATGCACCCCCGTCAGTTTGAAGATGTGGCGGTTGTCCTTGCGCTTTACCGCCCGGGCCCCATGGCCGAAATACCGCATTACCTGCAGAACCGTGCACATCCGGAGTCCATTGTCTATCCGCATCCACTGCTGGAACCCGTGCTGAAGGAAACATATGGGGTCATGATCTACCAGGAACAGATCATGGAAACCGCCCGGATCATTGGCGGGTTCAGTCTGGGTCAGGCGGATATCCTGCGCAAGGCAATGTCCAAGAAACAGCAGGATGTGATGGGCCGGTACCGGGAGCAGTTTCTCGAGGGAGCCCTGGTGCAGGGGATCGATGCCGGGCAGGCAGCGGAGATTTTCAGCCTGATGGAAAAATTCGCCGGCTATGGATTCAACAAGTCGCACTCCTATGCCTATGGACGTGTGGCCTGGGCCATGGCCTGGCTCAAGGCCAATCATCCTCTGCCGTTTTACCAGAGCATCCTGAATCACGTGATCGGTGCCGAGGTGAAAACCGGGCAGTACCTGTACGAATGCCGCCAGCGCCGGATCCCGGTGCTTGGACCGGATATCCGGGTTTCCTCAGACCGCTGGCAGATTGAAAACGGAGCCCTGCGCATGCCACTGACAGTCATGAAGGGCATCGGGACCGCACTGCTGCCCAGGATCGTGGAAGTGCAAAAAAACGGTGAATTCCCGGGCGTGATCGACACCATTGCCAGGCTCTGGGCACAGAAAGTCAATGAAAGTCAGCTGCGGGTCCTGGTGGACGGAGGAGCCTTTGATTTTTACGGCATCAACCGCGCGACGCTGCGGGAGAACATGACCAGGATCCTGAACTATGCCCACATCATCCGGGTCGAGAAGGAGGAAGTGCTCTTTGACTACTCCATTGCCAGTGAACCGACGCTGGTGAAACACCGGGAAGATCCCATGGAGAAGAGCACACGGGAGAAGGCCGTGTTCGGGTTTTATTTCTGTGAACATCCAGTACAGACGCTGCGGAAGGGACGCTTTTCCAATACAGACCCTATTGCCTTCATACAGGATGTGACGGGATTTGTCCGGATCCTGGGACGGGTTGCATCCTATCATCCTCACAAAACGAAGAAAGGCGACCTGATGTGCTTCGTGACGGTGGAGGACGAAACGGGCCAGATCGATCTGGCGGTTATGCCGGATACCTTTGCCAGACAGCGCGATCTGATCCTGGAAGGCACGCTGCTGTATATACAGGGAAAGAAGGACCGGCCCGGTTCCGTGCTGGTGCGCTCCATGGAGAAAATCACCTCCGTCGCAGATACCGGCAGCCAGGCAGAACAGCGGCCCGATGCATAG
- a CDS encoding ribosomal-processing cysteine protease Prp, translating to MNIGISGDLIQSVTVKGHACSGEYGQDLVCAGVSSIMTGALNALDILFPGQCRLRMADNCMEAAAETGNEQLQAVLRTIVIQLETMEEGFPDNIKVIRKEV from the coding sequence GTGAACATTGGCATTTCCGGAGACCTGATCCAGTCTGTCACTGTCAAAGGCCATGCCTGCAGCGGTGAATACGGTCAGGACCTGGTTTGTGCCGGCGTTTCGAGCATCATGACCGGAGCGCTCAATGCTCTGGACATCCTGTTTCCCGGCCAGTGCCGTCTTCGGATGGCGGACAACTGCATGGAAGCAGCCGCAGAAACCGGAAACGAACAGCTTCAGGCTGTGCTGCGGACCATCGTGATCCAGCTGGAAACGATGGAAGAAGGGTTTCCGGACAACATCAAAGTCATAAGGAAAGAGGTGTAA
- a CDS encoding VanZ family protein: MTALTLLVMAGIFLFSGADGTRSGMQSGIFAGLLFWMNPEDASFLVRKTAHFTIYLVLGLCMNGTLREWGIHSRSRRAFLSVLLCFLYACSDEWHQTFVPGRAGQIRDVLLDTAGSLTGTVAAILIQWPAHRRRKNGTGV; the protein is encoded by the coding sequence ATGACTGCGCTGACCCTGCTGGTGATGGCGGGCATCTTCCTGTTCTCCGGTGCAGACGGGACCAGATCCGGTATGCAGTCCGGTATCTTTGCCGGGCTGCTGTTCTGGATGAATCCGGAGGATGCCTCGTTTCTGGTCCGGAAGACGGCGCATTTCACGATCTATCTGGTCCTCGGCCTGTGCATGAACGGCACACTGCGGGAGTGGGGGATCCACAGCCGGTCCCGGCGGGCTTTTCTGTCAGTCCTGCTGTGCTTTCTGTATGCCTGCAGCGATGAATGGCACCAGACCTTTGTGCCTGGCAGAGCCGGACAGATCCGGGATGTGCTGCTGGATACCGCCGGCAGTCTGACAGGCACAGTGGCCGCAATTCTGATTCAGTGGCCGGCACACAGAAGGCGGAAAAACGGGACCGGGGTATGA
- a CDS encoding MATE family efflux transporter, with the protein MNRLAGHYTYGRLLRYCLAPVAMMVFSSIYGVMDGFFVSNWAGQTAFAAVNLIMPALMILGGLGFMYGTGGTALAARTLGEGKKELASRYFSMVTWTAVVTGVLTGALGSIFAPDIARLLGADAGMMQDCVEYARVILFFNATFILQNVFQSFLAAAGRPGLGFVCTVAAGITNMILDWLFIAVFGWGTSGAALATGLGTCVGSIPPLVWFMTSRSSSLRLMAVVPAAGPVARACLNGMSEFMSNISGSLVSILFNFQLMRYVGEQGVAAYGVVMYVAFFFIAVFFGYTMGVSPVISYHFGAQDRQELHSLFGKSLVISLCAGLVMTALAEILAGPLAAVYVGYDASLEAMTIDAMEIFATCIVFAGINIFTSALFTALNNGLISAAVAFLRSLVFQAACVLILPQFFGVSGIWWSMTLAEVLALLVNIVILAKEQKRYGY; encoded by the coding sequence ATGAACAGACTGGCAGGTCATTACACCTATGGAAGACTTCTCAGATACTGTCTGGCCCCGGTGGCCATGATGGTCTTCAGCTCGATCTACGGCGTCATGGATGGGTTCTTCGTCTCCAACTGGGCGGGGCAGACCGCTTTTGCGGCCGTCAATCTCATCATGCCGGCTCTCATGATCCTGGGCGGACTCGGGTTCATGTACGGAACCGGTGGCACTGCCCTGGCGGCACGCACCCTGGGAGAAGGCAAGAAGGAACTGGCCAGTCGGTACTTTTCCATGGTGACCTGGACGGCTGTTGTCACAGGTGTACTGACAGGTGCCCTCGGCAGTATCTTTGCGCCGGATATCGCCCGGCTGCTGGGAGCGGATGCCGGCATGATGCAAGACTGCGTCGAATATGCCCGCGTGATCCTGTTCTTCAATGCCACATTCATTCTCCAGAATGTGTTTCAGTCTTTCCTGGCGGCTGCCGGCAGACCTGGTCTCGGGTTTGTCTGCACCGTGGCGGCAGGAATCACCAACATGATCCTGGACTGGCTGTTCATTGCTGTCTTCGGCTGGGGAACGTCTGGGGCCGCCCTGGCCACCGGACTGGGGACCTGTGTCGGCAGCATTCCGCCGCTTGTCTGGTTCATGACCTCCCGCTCTTCCTCCCTACGGCTGATGGCCGTTGTGCCGGCAGCCGGTCCGGTGGCCAGGGCCTGTCTCAACGGCATGTCCGAGTTCATGAGCAACATCTCGGGATCCCTGGTTTCGATCCTGTTCAATTTCCAGCTCATGCGCTATGTCGGGGAACAGGGTGTGGCTGCCTATGGTGTCGTCATGTATGTGGCTTTCTTCTTCATTGCCGTCTTCTTCGGCTACACCATGGGCGTCAGTCCCGTGATTTCCTATCATTTCGGTGCCCAGGACCGGCAGGAGCTGCATTCCCTGTTCGGGAAAAGTCTCGTCATCTCTCTTTGTGCGGGACTTGTCATGACTGCCCTTGCAGAGATCCTGGCAGGTCCCCTCGCAGCAGTCTATGTAGGGTATGATGCATCTCTGGAAGCCATGACCATTGATGCAATGGAGATCTTTGCGACCTGCATTGTCTTTGCAGGGATAAACATTTTCACATCGGCCCTCTTCACGGCCCTGAACAATGGTCTGATCTCCGCCGCCGTGGCGTTCCTGCGGTCGCTTGTGTTTCAGGCCGCCTGTGTGTTGATCCTTCCGCAGTTTTTCGGGGTATCCGGAATCTGGTGGTCCATGACGCTGGCAGAAGTTCTGGCCCTTCTGGTAAATATCGTCATTCTCGCAAAGGAACAGAAGCGCTACGGGTATTGA
- a CDS encoding MarR family winged helix-turn-helix transcriptional regulator produces MQTARLNNRLSLSFNAMDHIYRQPALQAGMSDSVFRTLCLLWNSPVPLASAQLVQYGGLPKQTVSSALAAMRRDGYVVQEHTRGPISLSVHGRSVCSAIFSQVQDTEYRVLEAMGAEKAESFVALFEEYAALSGQLERDSDPAQSGFRRQPRHGDAEAGKEIRV; encoded by the coding sequence ATGCAGACTGCACGACTCAACAACCGTCTCTCACTCTCATTCAATGCCATGGACCACATCTACCGGCAGCCCGCCCTGCAGGCAGGTATGTCCGACAGTGTGTTCAGGACTCTCTGCCTGCTGTGGAATTCCCCGGTCCCTCTTGCATCGGCACAGCTGGTCCAGTATGGCGGGCTGCCGAAACAGACAGTCTCCTCTGCACTGGCTGCCATGCGCAGGGACGGCTATGTGGTTCAGGAACACACACGGGGACCCATTTCCCTGTCCGTTCATGGACGCAGCGTATGTTCGGCCATCTTCAGTCAGGTCCAGGACACAGAATACAGAGTTCTGGAAGCCATGGGGGCAGAAAAAGCGGAATCCTTTGTCGCGCTTTTTGAGGAGTATGCTGCCCTGTCCGGGCAGCTGGAACGTGACAGTGATCCGGCACAATCCGGCTTCCGGCGGCAACCCCGGCACGGGGATGCAGAGGCAGGAAAGGAGATTCGCGTATGA
- the rpmA gene encoding 50S ribosomal protein L27, with protein MRFTLDIQFFASKKGVGSTKNGRDSHSKRLGAKLADGQSCHAGSIIYRQRGTKIHPGENVGRGGDDTLFAKVDGVVKYERMGKDRKKVSVYPA; from the coding sequence ATGCGTTTTACATTAGACATTCAGTTCTTTGCCTCCAAAAAAGGTGTAGGTTCCACGAAGAACGGTCGTGATTCCCACTCCAAGCGTCTTGGCGCCAAGCTGGCAGACGGTCAGTCCTGCCATGCAGGGTCCATCATCTACCGTCAGCGCGGCACAAAAATCCACCCGGGTGAAAACGTGGGCCGTGGCGGTGATGACACACTGTTCGCCAAAGTGGACGGTGTCGTCAAGTACGAGCGGATGGGCAAGGACAGGAAAAAAGTTTCTGTTTATCCCGCATAA
- a CDS encoding sigma factor-like helix-turn-helix DNA-binding protein, which translates to MTRIEANDLFDIYGPLLTERQREILTLSIQEDLSFGEIAWELGISRAAAADAVKRGETLLSQYEKQLGIAGIRRKVLELLDGQPVLQEQVRQLYASAGLPSAGTE; encoded by the coding sequence ATGACACGGATCGAAGCGAATGATCTCTTCGACATCTACGGACCGCTGCTGACAGAACGACAGCGGGAGATCCTGACCCTGTCGATACAGGAGGACCTGAGTTTCGGGGAAATTGCTTGGGAACTGGGCATTTCCCGGGCTGCGGCAGCGGATGCCGTCAAACGCGGCGAAACACTGCTGTCCCAGTACGAAAAGCAGCTGGGCATAGCCGGTATACGCCGGAAGGTCCTGGAGCTGCTGGACGGACAGCCTGTTCTGCAGGAACAGGTCCGGCAGCTGTATGCATCTGCCGGACTGCCTTCTGCCGGGACCGAATAA